The Lichenihabitans psoromatis genome contains a region encoding:
- a CDS encoding S41 family peptidase, which yields MMRKVTLMVAGAVLGAATATGVMHTSLIASSPASAAASDTYRNLNLFGDVFEKIRTDYVEKPDEEKLVEAAINGMLTSLDPHSSYMDAKSYRDMQVQTRGEFGGLGIEVTQEDGNIKVVTPIDDTPASKAGILSGDMIVAIDGDAVSGLTLNQAVDKMRGAVGTPVTLKILRAKQKDTQDVKLTRAVITIKSVKYEEKDDVGYIRISQFNEQTYDGVKAAMQKFQTDIPSDNFKGYILDLRNNPGGLLDQSIEVSNSFIDRGEIVSTRGRNADETQRYSARPGGDLSHGKPMVVLINGGSASASEIVAGALQDHKRATIMGTRSFGKGSVQTIIPLGQSGALRLTTARYYTPSGRSIQAKGIEPEVQILEDVPDELKGKDDTKGEASLKGHLKNGDDEKQGSQAYVPPDAKNDKQLIAALNLLRGNTKASNTPAPADAQKPATATPVPN from the coding sequence ATGATGCGCAAGGTGACATTGATGGTTGCGGGTGCCGTTCTGGGCGCAGCGACCGCGACAGGCGTAATGCATACCAGTCTGATCGCGAGCAGCCCCGCCAGCGCCGCGGCATCCGATACGTATCGCAATCTCAATCTGTTCGGCGACGTGTTCGAGAAAATCCGCACCGATTATGTCGAGAAGCCGGATGAGGAAAAGCTTGTCGAAGCGGCCATCAACGGCATGCTGACCTCGCTCGACCCGCATTCCTCCTACATGGATGCGAAGAGCTATCGCGACATGCAGGTGCAGACGCGCGGCGAATTCGGCGGCCTCGGCATCGAAGTCACGCAGGAAGATGGAAACATCAAGGTCGTTACCCCGATCGACGATACCCCTGCGTCGAAGGCCGGTATTCTATCGGGCGACATGATCGTCGCGATTGATGGTGACGCCGTCTCCGGCCTGACGCTGAACCAAGCCGTCGACAAGATGCGGGGCGCCGTCGGAACGCCGGTCACGCTCAAGATCCTTCGCGCGAAGCAGAAGGATACGCAGGACGTCAAGCTCACCCGCGCCGTCATCACGATCAAGTCGGTCAAATACGAAGAGAAGGACGATGTGGGGTACATCCGCATCAGCCAGTTCAACGAGCAGACCTATGATGGCGTGAAAGCCGCCATGCAGAAGTTTCAGACCGACATCCCGAGCGACAATTTCAAGGGCTACATCCTGGATCTCCGCAACAACCCGGGTGGATTGCTCGATCAATCGATCGAAGTGTCGAACTCCTTCATCGACCGCGGTGAGATCGTGTCGACGCGCGGCCGCAACGCTGACGAGACCCAGCGCTACAGTGCGCGTCCGGGTGGCGACCTGTCCCATGGCAAGCCGATGGTCGTGTTGATCAACGGCGGTTCCGCATCCGCCTCCGAGATCGTCGCAGGCGCCCTGCAGGATCACAAACGCGCCACCATCATGGGCACGCGTTCGTTCGGCAAAGGGTCGGTCCAGACCATCATCCCGCTCGGCCAGAGCGGCGCCTTGCGCCTGACGACGGCCCGTTACTACACCCCATCGGGTCGATCGATCCAGGCCAAGGGCATCGAGCCCGAAGTGCAGATCCTCGAGGACGTGCCGGACGAACTCAAGGGCAAGGACGACACCAAGGGCGAAGCGTCGCTCAAGGGGCATTTGAAGAATGGCGACGACGAAAAGCAAGGCTCGCAGGCTTACGTGCCCCCGGATGCCAAGAACGACAAGCAACTGATCGCGGCGCTGAACCTGCTGCGCGGCAACACCAAGGCTTCAAATACGCCGGCACCGGCAGACGCCCAGAAACCCGCGACGGCGACACCCGTTCCGAACTGA
- a CDS encoding efflux RND transporter periplasmic adaptor subunit, translating into MSNPSDRKGRGFSRLILVAIVIAAAVGVYEFRNNDAFRAKVYATAPFLKPADKAEAKAAPPPMAVPVSAVAAQTGDFPVILVGLGTVQANNTVLVRSRVDGQIIKINFTEGQIVKKGDLLVQIDPRPYKAALEQAQAKKQQDQANLANANRDLTRYESLAKNDYATKQQLDTQTSQVAQLTAQIAADDAAIDNAQVQLDYATITAPITGRVGFRLADQGNIVTAASATGIVSIAQLQPIAAIFTEPENSLGQLQAGVAAGPVPVNALTTDGKTVLAEGTLDTLNNEVDTSSGTIRVKALFKNEDNKLWPGLSVTTRTTVAIRKDVVMIPEAAVQRGQTGFYAFVVGPDNKVQQRNLKIGLIGDGKALIQDGIKADEMVVTAGQYRLQPGVLVKVGDDQQKTAAKEP; encoded by the coding sequence ATGTCGAACCCAAGCGATCGCAAGGGCCGCGGTTTTTCACGATTGATCCTCGTCGCGATCGTCATTGCGGCAGCTGTCGGGGTCTATGAGTTTCGAAACAACGACGCGTTCCGCGCGAAAGTCTATGCGACGGCTCCCTTTCTGAAACCCGCCGACAAGGCGGAAGCTAAAGCAGCGCCACCGCCGATGGCGGTGCCGGTGAGTGCCGTCGCGGCCCAGACCGGAGATTTTCCCGTGATCCTGGTCGGGCTCGGGACCGTGCAGGCGAATAATACGGTGCTGGTCCGCAGCCGGGTCGATGGTCAGATTATCAAGATCAACTTCACCGAAGGTCAGATCGTCAAGAAGGGCGATCTCCTCGTGCAGATCGACCCCCGCCCCTATAAGGCAGCGCTCGAGCAAGCGCAGGCGAAGAAGCAGCAGGATCAAGCCAATCTGGCCAATGCCAATCGTGACCTGACCCGCTACGAGTCACTCGCCAAAAATGATTATGCAACGAAGCAGCAGCTCGATACGCAGACCTCCCAAGTTGCCCAATTGACGGCGCAAATTGCGGCGGACGATGCGGCGATCGACAATGCTCAGGTGCAACTCGATTACGCGACCATCACGGCACCGATCACCGGACGGGTCGGGTTTCGATTGGCCGACCAGGGCAACATCGTGACGGCCGCCAGCGCCACCGGCATCGTCTCGATCGCACAATTGCAGCCGATTGCCGCGATCTTCACCGAACCGGAAAACAGCCTCGGGCAACTCCAAGCCGGGGTGGCGGCTGGGCCAGTGCCGGTCAACGCGTTGACGACGGATGGCAAGACCGTGCTGGCTGAGGGGACACTCGACACTCTGAATAACGAGGTCGACACGTCGAGCGGAACCATTCGGGTCAAGGCTCTGTTCAAGAACGAAGATAATAAGCTCTGGCCGGGCTTGTCGGTCACGACGCGGACCACGGTGGCGATCCGTAAAGATGTCGTGATGATTCCCGAAGCTGCGGTACAGCGCGGGCAAACGGGTTTTTATGCGTTCGTCGTCGGTCCGGACAATAAGGTCCAGCAGCGAAATCTGAAGATCGGCCTTATCGGTGATGGCAAGGCGCTGATTCAGGATGGGATCAAGGCAGACGAGATGGTCGTGACGGCGGGCCAATATCGGCTTCAGCCCGGCGTCCTGGTTAAAGTCGGCGACGATCAACAGAAGACAGCAGCAAAGGAGCCGTGA
- a CDS encoding multidrug efflux RND transporter permease subunit, giving the protein MYGGISGPFIRYPVATTLLMIGILCIGLVAYPLLPVAPLPQVDFPTIQVSASLPGASPETMASSVAQPLERQFAQIPGVAQLTSTSALGNSAITIQFDLDRNIDGAANDVQAAINAAGGQLPKQLPSPPTYRKVNPADSPIMLLAATSDTLPLTEVDDNADTKVAQQISQISGVSQVTIGGEQKPSIRIQLDPAKLVTKGLSLEDVRSAIAVTTVDSPKGSIDGKQQSYTIYANDQLTKSSDWNDVVIAYRNGGPIRIKDIGQAVSGPEDAKKAAWSQGKRGVFLVIFKQPGANVIQIVDQIKAMLPRLQASIPPAIHLDIISDRTTTIRASVHDVQFTLLLTIALVVMVIFIFLRSFWATVIPSITVPLALLGTCALMWGMGYSLDNLSLMALTIAVGFVVDDAIVMLENITRHIEEGEKPLEAAFKGASEIGFTILSISISLIAVLIPLLLMSGIIGRLFREFAVTLAMTIAVSAFVSLTLTPMMASRFLTDPHQQKHGRLYMMSERFFDGMLKLYERGLNVCLKFRFVTLMVFFGTVIATVYLFNVIPKGFFPNQDTGLIFGTSEGAQDISFADMKLKQEALGDIVSKDPDVATVGMLLGSGGNALNNGRLFITLKPRDEREASAQQIIARLRPQLDKVEGAKLFLQAAQDVNVGGRAARTQYQYTLQDANLDELNEWSPKIFDKLKTLPEVRDVATDQQTNGTTLTLSIDRDQASRYGITPQLIDDTLYDAFGQRQVAQYFTQINSYHVILEILPELQGDRTSLSTIYMKSPATGGMVPLSAVAHWSTKPIRPLSISHQGQFPAVTISFNLAQGVALGEATAAIQRSMNAIQAPQTIQTTFQGNAQAFQQSLSTVPLLILAALVVVYIILGILYESFIHPLTILSTLPSAGLGAFAILMLFGFDFSLIALIGLILLIGIVKKNGIMLVDFAIVAERDEGLTAEEAIRKAALLRFRPIIMTTMAAMLGGIPLMLGTGTGSEIRQPLGYAMVGGLLVSQVLTLFTTPVVYVYLDRVSTWLGGGHKKREADDHIEDVAALPQRQAAE; this is encoded by the coding sequence ATGTACGGAGGCATCTCAGGCCCGTTCATTCGCTATCCTGTCGCCACCACGTTGCTGATGATCGGCATTCTGTGCATCGGGCTCGTGGCCTATCCTCTGTTGCCCGTCGCGCCGCTTCCGCAGGTGGACTTTCCGACCATTCAGGTGTCCGCAAGCCTTCCCGGCGCCAGCCCGGAAACCATGGCATCGTCCGTGGCGCAGCCGCTCGAGCGACAATTCGCGCAGATCCCCGGCGTTGCACAGTTGACGTCCACGAGCGCGCTCGGCAACAGCGCCATCACGATCCAGTTCGATCTCGACCGCAATATCGACGGCGCCGCCAATGACGTGCAGGCCGCCATCAATGCGGCCGGCGGGCAGCTGCCAAAGCAGCTCCCAAGTCCGCCAACCTACCGCAAGGTCAACCCGGCCGACTCGCCCATCATGCTTCTGGCCGCCACATCTGACACCTTGCCCCTGACCGAGGTGGACGACAACGCCGACACCAAGGTGGCACAGCAGATCAGCCAAATCTCCGGCGTGTCACAGGTGACGATCGGCGGCGAGCAGAAACCCTCGATCCGCATCCAGCTCGACCCTGCCAAGCTCGTGACCAAAGGACTGTCGCTCGAGGATGTGCGGTCCGCCATTGCGGTGACGACGGTCGATAGCCCGAAAGGCAGTATCGACGGCAAGCAGCAAAGCTACACGATCTACGCCAACGATCAGTTGACCAAGAGCAGCGACTGGAACGACGTCGTCATCGCCTACCGCAACGGCGGCCCGATCCGCATCAAGGACATCGGTCAGGCGGTCAGCGGCCCGGAAGACGCCAAGAAAGCGGCGTGGTCGCAAGGCAAGCGCGGTGTCTTCCTCGTCATCTTCAAGCAGCCCGGCGCCAACGTCATCCAGATCGTCGATCAGATCAAAGCCATGCTGCCGCGGTTGCAGGCGTCTATCCCGCCGGCAATCCATCTCGACATCATCAGCGACCGCACCACCACGATCCGCGCGTCGGTCCATGACGTGCAGTTCACCTTGCTGTTGACGATCGCGCTCGTCGTGATGGTCATCTTCATCTTTTTGCGAAGCTTCTGGGCGACCGTCATTCCATCCATCACGGTACCGCTCGCGCTGCTCGGAACGTGCGCCCTCATGTGGGGGATGGGCTATAGTCTCGACAATCTGTCGCTGATGGCTTTGACGATCGCGGTCGGTTTCGTGGTCGATGACGCGATCGTCATGCTCGAAAACATCACGCGTCACATCGAGGAGGGGGAGAAACCCCTCGAAGCCGCCTTCAAAGGCGCGAGTGAAATTGGCTTTACGATCCTGTCGATCAGCATTTCGCTGATCGCGGTGCTGATCCCGCTGCTTTTGATGAGCGGGATTATCGGCCGCTTGTTCCGCGAGTTCGCGGTGACCCTGGCGATGACGATCGCCGTGTCGGCTTTCGTCTCGCTGACGCTGACGCCGATGATGGCGTCCCGCTTCCTGACCGACCCGCATCAGCAGAAGCATGGTCGGCTTTACATGATGAGCGAGCGCTTTTTCGATGGGATGCTGAAGCTTTACGAGCGCGGCCTCAACGTCTGCCTGAAGTTCCGTTTCGTCACCTTGATGGTGTTTTTCGGCACGGTCATCGCGACCGTTTATCTCTTCAACGTGATCCCGAAAGGATTCTTTCCGAACCAGGATACGGGTTTGATCTTCGGCACGTCGGAAGGCGCTCAAGACATTTCCTTTGCCGACATGAAGCTGAAGCAGGAGGCGCTCGGCGACATCGTCTCAAAAGATCCGGATGTCGCGACGGTCGGGATGTTGCTCGGGTCAGGCGGTAACGCTCTGAACAATGGCCGCCTGTTCATCACCCTGAAACCGCGCGACGAGCGCGAGGCTTCGGCCCAGCAGATCATTGCGCGACTTCGCCCCCAACTCGACAAGGTCGAGGGCGCGAAGCTGTTTCTGCAGGCCGCTCAGGACGTCAACGTCGGCGGTCGCGCCGCTCGGACGCAGTATCAATACACCCTGCAAGACGCCAACCTCGACGAATTGAACGAATGGTCACCGAAGATCTTCGACAAGCTGAAAACGCTGCCTGAAGTCCGCGATGTGGCAACCGACCAGCAAACCAACGGCACCACGCTGACCTTGTCGATCGATCGCGACCAAGCTTCGCGTTACGGGATCACGCCCCAACTCATCGATGACACCCTCTACGACGCCTTCGGCCAGCGTCAGGTCGCGCAATATTTTACGCAGATCAACAGCTACCACGTCATTCTCGAGATCCTGCCTGAACTCCAGGGTGACCGAACAAGCCTCAGCACGATCTATATGAAGTCGCCCGCGACCGGCGGCATGGTGCCGCTTTCGGCTGTCGCTCATTGGTCGACCAAGCCAATCCGCCCCTTGTCGATCAGCCATCAGGGCCAGTTTCCGGCCGTGACGATCAGCTTCAATCTCGCGCAAGGCGTCGCGCTGGGTGAGGCCACCGCCGCGATCCAACGTTCCATGAACGCGATCCAGGCGCCGCAAACGATCCAGACCACCTTCCAAGGCAATGCGCAGGCGTTCCAGCAGTCGCTCAGCACCGTCCCCCTGCTGATCCTCGCGGCCCTGGTGGTCGTCTACATCATCCTCGGCATTCTCTATGAGAGCTTCATCCACCCACTGACCATTCTGTCGACGTTGCCGTCTGCCGGTCTCGGAGCTTTCGCGATTCTGATGCTGTTCGGCTTCGACTTCAGTCTGATCGCCCTGATCGGCTTGATCCTGCTGATCGGCATCGTGAAGAAGAACGGCATCATGCTGGTCGACTTCGCGATCGTTGCTGAACGAGATGAGGGATTGACGGCCGAAGAGGCGATCAGAAAGGCGGCCCTTCTCCGCTTCCGCCCGATCATCATGACCACGATGGCGGCGATGCTTGGTGGTATCCCGTTGATGCTGGGGACCGGGACAGGCTCGGAAATTCGGCAACCGCTCGGCTATGCGATGGTCGGCGGCCTTCTCGTGAGCCAGGTGCTGACGCTATTCACCACCCCGGTCGTCTATGTCTACCTCGACCGCGTGTCGACGTGGCTCGGCGGCGGCCACAAAAAGCGGGAGGCCGACGACCACATCGAGGACGTCGCGGCACTCCCGCAGCGGCAGGCGGCAGAATAG
- a CDS encoding MFS transporter produces MDARLNESAPSESSRSGDGSQSAEAAVPARFEVGQTIETQGLGSAAVRSGTVFGILFAASIAHGLNDLMQSLLPAIYPVLRKTFSLDYGQIGLITLTFQVTASLLQPLVGLSTDRKPRPYSLPVAMCVTLVGLVLLAYATNYTMLLVAAASVGIGSSIFHPEASRVARMASGGRHGLAQSLFQVGGNFGTAAGPLLAAFIVVPRGQTSIAWFTLVAFVGMLLLTRVGSWYATALRTESKRGGEVHAPSTLSRRRIIASVLILLGLIFSKHFYLAGMSTFYTFYLIDKFHVSIQTAQVFLFVFLGAVAAGTIIGGPVGDRVGRKSVIWVSILGVLPFTLALPYADLFWTCALTVVIGLVLASAFSAILVYAQELIPRNVGLVAGLFFGFAFGVAGLGAALLGELADQTSINFVFKVCSFLPLLGVLTFLLPDVENSSKRR; encoded by the coding sequence ATGGACGCACGATTAAACGAGAGCGCGCCGAGCGAGAGCTCGCGCTCCGGCGACGGTTCGCAATCTGCCGAAGCGGCAGTCCCGGCACGGTTCGAGGTGGGGCAAACGATAGAAACCCAAGGGCTTGGGTCGGCCGCCGTGCGAAGCGGAACCGTGTTTGGCATTCTGTTCGCGGCCAGCATCGCCCATGGCCTCAACGACCTGATGCAATCGCTGTTGCCCGCCATCTATCCGGTGCTGCGGAAGACCTTTTCGTTGGACTATGGGCAAATCGGCCTGATTACCCTGACGTTTCAGGTGACGGCGTCGCTCTTACAACCGCTTGTCGGCTTGTCGACCGATCGTAAACCGCGGCCCTATTCGCTCCCGGTCGCCATGTGCGTCACGCTCGTCGGGTTGGTTCTGCTGGCCTACGCGACCAACTATACCATGCTGTTGGTCGCAGCCGCGTCGGTCGGGATCGGATCGTCGATCTTCCATCCGGAAGCCTCGCGCGTTGCCCGCATGGCGTCGGGCGGTCGTCATGGATTGGCGCAATCGCTCTTCCAGGTGGGCGGCAACTTCGGCACAGCGGCCGGCCCGCTCCTCGCGGCCTTCATCGTCGTGCCGCGCGGGCAGACCAGCATCGCCTGGTTCACGCTTGTGGCCTTCGTTGGGATGCTTCTGCTCACGCGGGTCGGAAGCTGGTATGCGACCGCGCTGCGAACGGAGTCCAAGAGGGGCGGCGAAGTCCATGCGCCGTCGACCCTCTCGCGCCGGCGCATCATCGCGTCGGTGTTGATCCTGCTTGGCCTGATCTTTTCCAAACACTTCTATCTCGCAGGGATGAGCACGTTTTACACGTTCTACCTGATCGACAAGTTTCATGTGTCGATCCAGACAGCGCAGGTGTTCCTCTTCGTGTTCCTCGGCGCGGTCGCGGCCGGCACCATCATCGGCGGCCCTGTTGGGGATCGCGTCGGGCGCAAATCCGTGATCTGGGTCTCGATCCTCGGTGTGCTGCCCTTCACCTTGGCGCTTCCTTATGCCGACCTCTTCTGGACTTGCGCCCTGACGGTGGTGATCGGTCTCGTCCTGGCTTCGGCCTTCTCGGCCATCCTGGTCTATGCCCAGGAGTTGATCCCGAGGAATGTCGGCTTGGTCGCCGGCCTCTTCTTCGGCTTCGCGTTCGGGGTCGCCGGGCTTGGGGCTGCTCTCCTCGGCGAACTCGCGGATCAGACGAGCATCAACTTCGTCTTCAAGGTCTGCTCGTTCCTGCCCTTGTTGGGAGTGCTGACGTTTCTTCTGCCGGACGTCGAAAACAGCAGCAAGCGTCGCTAA
- the shc gene encoding squalene--hopene cyclase: protein MPLNAVAVSLQSARREPDLELSPDLDQAIAHAARALRAYQNQDGHFAFELEADATIPSEYVLLKHFLGEPDLEIERKIAVYLRRTQSADGGWPMLHGAPANISATVKAYLALKLIGDTPDQPHMRRAREVVLSLGGAVNCNVFTRNTLALFGIVPWRAVPVMPVEIMLLPSWFPFHLSKISYWARCTIVPMTVLAALKPVARNPRGIGIDELFVVPPAEVRVWPKGPDVVQPWGALFGGLDAVLQRTERFFPNGSRQKAIAKAIAFVRERLNGEDGLGAIYPAMANTVMMFDTLGMPVDAPEVVLARASIEKLLIVKDDEAYCQPCLSPVWDTALTAHAMLETEGVESKIAADCIAWLKPKQVLDVKGDWADQRPDVRPGGWAFQYENAHYPDLDDTAVVVMAMDRAAAKRGDRRFDESIARAREWVVGLQSRDGGWGAFDADNDKHYLNAIPFADHGALLDPPTADVTARCVSMLAQLGEQPEAGSAIRRGLDYLLKNQEQDGSWYGRWGLNYIYGTWSVLCALNAVGIPSHDPAMRRAVAWLEAVQNSDGGWGEDERSYALDYKGFRHAPSTASQTAWALLGLMAAGEADSVSVARGIDYLLRHQGSDGFWAEDIYTATGFPRVFYLRYHGYPKFFPLWAMARFRNLQASNTKSVLVGM, encoded by the coding sequence ATGCCATTGAACGCTGTCGCAGTTTCGCTTCAGAGCGCGCGTCGTGAACCTGATCTCGAACTGAGTCCCGATCTCGATCAAGCCATCGCCCATGCGGCTCGCGCGCTCCGTGCTTACCAAAACCAGGATGGTCATTTCGCTTTCGAATTGGAGGCAGACGCCACCATTCCGTCCGAATATGTTCTGCTGAAGCATTTCCTTGGTGAGCCGGACCTCGAAATCGAGCGCAAGATCGCGGTCTACCTGCGCCGGACCCAGAGCGCCGATGGCGGTTGGCCGATGCTCCATGGCGCACCGGCCAACATTTCGGCGACCGTGAAGGCTTATCTTGCGCTGAAACTGATCGGTGATACGCCAGACCAGCCCCACATGCGTCGGGCCCGCGAGGTCGTTCTGTCACTCGGCGGCGCCGTCAATTGCAACGTGTTCACGCGCAATACCCTGGCGCTGTTCGGCATCGTGCCCTGGCGAGCCGTTCCGGTCATGCCGGTCGAAATCATGCTTCTGCCAAGCTGGTTTCCGTTCCACTTGTCGAAGATTTCTTACTGGGCCCGTTGCACCATCGTGCCGATGACGGTCCTGGCCGCTCTCAAACCGGTCGCCCGCAATCCTCGCGGGATCGGGATCGACGAATTGTTCGTTGTGCCGCCCGCTGAGGTTCGCGTTTGGCCGAAGGGACCGGATGTCGTCCAGCCTTGGGGAGCACTCTTCGGCGGCCTCGACGCCGTGCTGCAACGGACCGAACGATTTTTTCCGAATGGGTCGCGGCAGAAGGCCATCGCCAAAGCCATCGCGTTCGTGCGTGAGCGACTGAACGGTGAAGATGGCCTAGGCGCCATCTACCCGGCCATGGCCAACACGGTCATGATGTTCGACACGCTCGGAATGCCGGTCGATGCACCGGAAGTCGTGCTAGCCCGTGCCTCGATCGAAAAGCTGTTGATCGTCAAGGACGATGAGGCCTACTGCCAGCCCTGCCTTTCACCAGTCTGGGATACGGCGCTTACGGCTCATGCGATGCTTGAAACCGAGGGTGTCGAGTCAAAAATCGCGGCCGATTGCATCGCTTGGCTGAAGCCCAAGCAGGTGCTCGACGTCAAAGGCGACTGGGCCGACCAGCGGCCGGATGTGCGGCCGGGTGGATGGGCCTTTCAATACGAAAACGCTCATTATCCGGACCTCGACGACACGGCCGTCGTCGTGATGGCGATGGATCGGGCGGCGGCGAAACGTGGTGATCGACGCTTCGACGAGTCTATTGCGCGCGCGCGCGAATGGGTCGTCGGGCTGCAGAGCCGCGATGGCGGTTGGGGCGCCTTCGACGCCGATAATGACAAACATTACCTGAATGCAATTCCGTTTGCCGATCACGGCGCCTTGCTCGATCCACCGACCGCCGATGTGACGGCGCGTTGCGTGTCGATGCTGGCGCAACTGGGCGAGCAACCGGAGGCTGGTAGCGCCATCCGCCGTGGCCTCGACTATCTGCTCAAGAACCAAGAGCAGGACGGCAGTTGGTATGGTCGCTGGGGCCTCAACTACATCTATGGCACATGGTCCGTGCTCTGCGCCTTGAACGCGGTCGGCATTCCGTCGCACGATCCTGCGATGCGTCGGGCCGTCGCGTGGCTTGAGGCGGTGCAGAATTCTGACGGCGGCTGGGGCGAGGACGAACGAAGCTATGCGCTCGATTACAAGGGCTTTCGCCACGCCCCAAGTACCGCGTCGCAGACCGCGTGGGCGCTGCTCGGCCTGATGGCCGCCGGCGAAGCCGATAGCGTCAGTGTTGCGCGCGGGATCGACTATTTGTTGCGGCACCAGGGAAGCGACGGGTTCTGGGCCGAGGATATCTATACTGCGACAGGCTTCCCGCGCGTGTTTTACCTGCGCTACCACGGCTATCCCAAGTTCTTTCCGCTCTGGGCCATGGCGCGTTTTCGCAACCTTCAAGCCAGCAACACGAAATCTGTCCTGGTCGGGATGTGA
- a CDS encoding phosphorylase produces the protein MMAASLPVLAVTGMNAEARIAGGSGVATLAGGGDAARLALLLQGALSRGARAVISFGIAGGLAPGLKPGTVIIARAVDDGETVMLTDPVWLKRLSSALPDAIVADLVGVDHMVVGHDAKTHLHATTGAAAVDMESHIAARLAALHQVPFAALRIVADPAERTLPHAATVGMRPDGSTDVKAVLKALARRPADLPALIRTAFDARAAFSALKHSRTLLCGHLGFDESDLAREDGAQRPLVDIDVGTLGVFGVGTDVSVENR, from the coding sequence ATGATGGCTGCATCACTCCCGGTCCTCGCCGTGACCGGCATGAACGCGGAAGCCCGGATCGCGGGTGGGAGCGGTGTTGCGACCCTCGCGGGTGGCGGCGACGCCGCTCGCCTCGCGCTTCTGCTGCAAGGAGCGCTGTCCCGAGGCGCCAGAGCGGTGATCAGTTTCGGCATCGCGGGTGGCCTCGCACCAGGGTTGAAGCCCGGAACGGTAATTATCGCGCGCGCGGTCGATGACGGCGAGACCGTGATGCTGACCGACCCTGTCTGGTTGAAACGTCTGTCGTCCGCCCTGCCCGATGCGATCGTGGCCGACCTCGTCGGTGTCGATCACATGGTCGTTGGTCACGATGCCAAGACACATCTGCATGCAACCACAGGCGCGGCGGCGGTCGATATGGAGTCGCATATCGCGGCACGATTGGCCGCGTTGCATCAGGTGCCTTTCGCGGCGCTTCGTATCGTCGCCGATCCGGCGGAGCGGACGCTCCCGCATGCTGCGACGGTCGGGATGCGGCCGGATGGCAGCACAGACGTCAAGGCCGTTCTCAAAGCGCTCGCCCGCCGCCCTGCCGATCTCCCAGCCCTGATCCGAACCGCATTCGATGCACGAGCTGCCTTTTCGGCTCTGAAGCATAGCCGCACCTTGTTGTGTGGCCATCTTGGATTCGACGAGAGCGATCTTGCCCGGGAGGATGGCGCTCAGAGGCCCCTCGTCGACATCGATGTTGGGACGCTGGGGGTGTTTGGGGTTGGCACCGACGTCTCGGTCGAAAACCGCTGA
- a CDS encoding methylated-DNA--[protein]-cysteine S-methyltransferase, with translation MTLFLDRLASPLGTLLIISDGSALRALDFHDYESRMRRLLQRHYGSVELQAGHGTGAIGDALSAYFEGDIRALDTLKVETGGTAFQRQVWAALRGIPPGTTTTYGRLAAALGHPTASRAVGLANGANPIAIVVPCHRVVGADGRLTGFGGGLPRKQWLLTHEAHAAGNARLL, from the coding sequence GTGACCCTGTTTCTCGATCGCCTCGCCTCTCCGCTCGGCACCCTGCTGATCATATCGGACGGGTCGGCGCTTCGCGCACTCGATTTCCACGATTATGAATCCCGGATGCGACGCCTTCTCCAGCGTCATTATGGCAGCGTGGAGCTCCAGGCCGGGCATGGCACCGGAGCGATCGGCGACGCTCTCAGCGCCTATTTTGAGGGCGACATTAGGGCTCTCGACACTCTGAAGGTCGAGACCGGAGGCACTGCGTTCCAACGCCAGGTCTGGGCCGCGCTCCGCGGGATCCCACCGGGGACGACGACGACCTATGGTCGCCTCGCCGCCGCTCTCGGTCATCCAACTGCGAGCCGCGCAGTGGGGCTTGCCAATGGCGCCAATCCGATCGCTATCGTGGTGCCGTGCCATCGCGTCGTGGGCGCCGACGGGCGGCTTACCGGCTTCGGTGGTGGACTACCGCGCAAGCAATGGCTGCTGACGCACGAGGCCCATGCTGCCGGGAATGCGCGACTTCTCTAA